In Carassius auratus strain Wakin chromosome 49, ASM336829v1, whole genome shotgun sequence, one DNA window encodes the following:
- the LOC113066053 gene encoding frizzled-8-like gives MECYLLGIYLFLALALLSRSSGTTAKDITCQEIAVPLCKGIGYNYTNMPNQFNHDTQDEAGLEVHQFWPLVEIQCSPDLRFFLCSMYTPICLEDYKKPLPPCRSVCERAKAGCAPLMRQYGFPWPDRMRCDMLPVQGTPDTLCMDYNRTDSTTVSPVLSKPTNHPSKAFNPHTKKSGRPKASKPCEPGCQCRAPMVVVNSDRHPLYNRVKTGQIPNCAIPCHNPYFTQDERTFTVFWIGLWSVLCFISTFATVATFLIDMERFKYPERPIVFLSACYMFVSVGYIVRLIAGHEKVACNREYDVEHIHYETTGPVLCTVVFLLIYFFGMASSIWWVILSLTWFLAAGMKWGNEAIAGYSQYFHLAAWVIPSMKSIAVLALSSVDGDPVAGICYVGNQNLDNLRGFVLAPLVIYLFIGTMFLLAGFVSLFRIRSVIKQGGTKTDKLERLMIRIGIFTVLYTVPATTIVACYFYEQHNRQSWEIAHNCSCLLEQEMRRPDYVVFMLKYFMCLLVGITSGVWTWSGKTLESWRSFCTRCCLGSKGSGGSMYSDVSTGLTWRTGTASSVSCPKQMPLSFVPGVTKESPVNC, from the coding sequence ATGGAGTGCTACCTGTTGGGGATTTACCTGTTCCTCGCGCTCGCCCTGCTGTCCCGCTCGAGCGGCACCACGGCCAAGGACATCACCTGTCAGGAGATAGCCGTTCCTCTGTGCAAGGGCATCGGCTACAACTACACCAACATGCCCAACCAGTTCAACCACGACACGCAGGATGAAGCCGGCTTGGAGGTGCACCAGTTCTGGCCTCTGGTGGAGATCCAGTGCTCTCCGGATCTCAGGTTCTTCTTGTGCAGCATGTACACCCCCATATGCCTTGAGGACTATAAGAAGCCCCTGCCGCCGTGCCGGAGCGTGTGCGAGCGAGCCAAGGCGGGCTGCGCCCCGCTCATGCGGCAGTACGGCTTCCCTTGGCCGGATCGAATGAGGTGCGATATGCTGCCCGTTCAGGGAACACCAGACACGCTGTGCATGGACTACAACCGAACCGACTCCACTACAGTCTCGCCGGTGCTGTCCAAACCCACCAACCACCCCAGCAAAGCCTTTAATCCACACACAAAGAAAAGCGGGCGACCCAAAGCGAGTAAACCCTGCGAGCCGGGCTGCCAGTGTCGCGCGCCGATGGTGGTGGTGAACAGCGACCGACACCCGCTGTACAACCGCGTCAAGACAGGTCAGATCCCGAACTGTGCCATACCGTGTCACAACCCGTATTTCACCCAGGACGAGCGGACTTTCACGGTCTTCTGGATCGGACTCTGGTCGGTGTTATGCTTCATATCCACCTTCGCCACCGTCGCTACATTTCTAATCGACATGGAGCGCTTTAAATACCCCGAGCGCCCGATTGTTTTCCTCTCGGCGTGTTATATGTTTGTGTCGGTCGGGTATATCGTGCGATTAATTGCCGGACACGAAAAAGTGGCGTGCAACCGGGAGTATGACGTGGAGCACATTCACTACGAGACCACCGGTCCCGTGTTGTGCACCGTTGTGTTTTTGTTAATCTACTTCTTCGGGATGGCCAGCTCGATATGGTGGGTCATCCTCTCGCTCACCTGGTTCCTCGCGGCGGGCATGAAGTGGGGCAACGAGGCCATCGCGGGCTACTCTCAGTACTTCCATCTGGCCGCCTGGGTCATCCCGTCCATGAAGTCCATCGCCGTGCTCGCGCTGAGCTCGGTGGACGGCGACCCGGTCGCCGGGATCTGCTACGTGGGCAACCAGAACTTGGACAACCTGCGGGGCTTCGTGCTGGCGCCGCTAGTGATCTACCTGTTCATCGGCACCATGTTTCTTTTGGCCGGATTCGTGTCGCTGTTTAGGATCAGAAGTGTCATTAAGCAGGGTGGCACTAAAACGGACAAACTCGAGAGGCTGATGATCCGAATCGGGATCTTCACGGTGCTCTACACGGTTCCCGCCACCACCATCGTGGCGTGCTACTTCTACGAGCAGCATAACAGACAGAGCTGGGAGATCGCTCATAACTGTTCGTGTTTGTTGGAGCAGGAGATGAGGAGGCCGGACTATGTCGTCTTCATGCTCAAATACTTCATGTGCCTTCTGGTGGGCATCACCTCTGGAGTTTGGACCTGGTCCGGTAAGACCCTGGAGTCCTGGAGGAGTTTCTGCACGCGCTGCTGCTTGGGCAGCAAGGGCTCCGGTGGCTCCATGTACAGTGACGTGAGCACGGGGTTAACGTGGAGGACCGGGACCGCCAGCTCGGTGTCCTGCCCCAAGCAGATGCCTTTGTCCTTTGTCCCAGGTGTGACAAAAGAAAGCCCTGTTAATTGTTAG
- the LOC113065929 gene encoding gap junction delta-4 protein-like, which translates to MAKQTASEIIFITLNHNVTLIGKAWLVLVIFLRILILLFAGYPLFRDEQERFVCNTIQPGCANVCYDMFAPLSLFRFWLVQLTTLCLPYMMFVTYVIHKLTADSRTSESIKADSIYKIHQEPFRKSSLCKTVVKAGKGQVQYFTGAYILHLLLRILIEAGFGAAHYYLFGFQIPKRFMCQQPPCTTTVDCYISRPTEKTIMLNFMLGAATLSLLLNVCDLICGVMRSVRQKSKGKMLVEKMYAEEQYYLSGNGNQGVDASIQPTRDVMGPGGYGKRGTRKSSGYEAASIFLVDDPPPTSRLGGMPGSNNNDDSSSYQPNQEEGMVREGSEVALCPRGPLGTPRSIKVSKRSRLKPPPPPQRDKLATQGAIDVSGATAVCTRRLGQYTLVEMTTGEDIPTCNGDGQEKRSEWV; encoded by the exons ATGGCTAAACAGACTGCATCTGAAATTATCTTCATAACACTGAACCACAACGTCACCCTTATAG GGAAAGCATGGCTTGTCCTGGTGATATTCCTAAGGATCCTGATCTTGCTGTTTGCTGGTTATCCCCTCTTCCGGGATGAGCAGGAAAGATTTGTTTGTAACACCATTCAGCCCGGTTGTGCCAATGTGTGCTACGACATGTTTGCCCCTCTCTCCCTTTTCCGATTCTGGCTGGTGCAGCTCACCACCCTGTGCCTTCCCTATATGATGTTTGTCACTTATGTGATCCACAAACTGACTGCTGATAGCAGAACTTCTGAGTCCATAAAAGCGGACTCTATCTATAAGATCCATCAAGAACCATTCAGAAAATCATCTCTTTGTAAGACTGTTGTTAAAGCTGGGAAGGGCCAGGTGCAGTACTTCACAGGAGCCTACATCTTGCATCTGTTGCTTCGGATACTTATAGAAGCTGGATTTGGAGCTGCACATTATTACTTGTTTGGCTTCCAAATCCCCAAACGCTTCATGTGTCAGCAGCCACCTTGCACAACAACAGTGGACTGCTACATCTCTAGACCCACTGAGAAAACCATCATGTTGAACTTCATGTTGGGGGCAGCCACTCTGTCCTTGTTGCTAAATGTGTGCGACCTAATTTGTGGCGTCATGCGCTCCGTGAGGCAAAAAAGCAAAGGAAAGATGCTAGTAGAGAAGATGTACGCAGAGGAGCAGTACTACTTGTCAGGGAATGGAAATCAAGGAGTGGACGCCAGCATCCAGCCAACTCGAGATGTGATGGGACCAGGAGGTTACGGCAAAAGAGGGACCAGAAAATCAAGTGGCTATGAAGCTGCTTCCATTTTTTTGGTTGATGACCCTCCACCAACCTCAAGACTTGGAGGAATGCCTGGCTCCAACAACAATGATGATAGCAGCAGCTACCAACCCAACCAAGAAGAGGGGATGGTAAGAGAGGGCAGTGAAGTGGCATTGTGCCCCAGAGGGCCTTTGGGGACTCCTAGATCCATTAAAGTTAGCAAACGCAGTCGTCTCAAACCTCCACCGCCACCACAAAGAGACAAACTAGCTACTCAAGGTGCAATTGATGTCTCAGGAGCAACAGCTGTGTGCACCAGAAGATTAGGGCAATATACTCTGGTAGAAATGACCACCGGTGAGGACATACCAACTTGCAATGGAGATGGACAAGAGAAGAGGTCGGAATGGGTTTGA